From Aspergillus chevalieri M1 DNA, chromosome 4, nearly complete sequence, a single genomic window includes:
- the trm10 gene encoding tRNA (guanine(9)-N(1))-methyltransferase (BUSCO:EOG09263760;~COG:U;~EggNog:ENOG410PKY7;~InterPro:IPR007356,IPR016653,IPR016009,IPR038459, IPR028564;~PFAM:PF01746;~go_function: GO:0008168 - methyltransferase activity [Evidence IEA]) yields the protein MDEEERPRKQQKLDTEGQKQEENMGPAMTGAVGEEKVDDHATTATHNGNENKTTSETGDGEHNESETAGHQQHPEGAAPTMSKNQLKKLRRKEAWDAKADERRAKRKEENAAKKQRKKNLLEEAKKQGKEAEEAMRKKFASTRQRHHQSTLVPLTFVMDCGFDELMMDKERISLGSQLTRAYSDNSRSKYRVHYVISSFDKQLRERFDTVLKKTYLNWRGVRTMQEDYVHAAEMAKVWMTGPEGGKLAGRLEEQSDAKPGDGEVIYLSSDSPNTLTELKPYSTYIIGGLVDKNRHKGICHKQATERGIKTAKLPIGDYIQMASRSVLATNHVMEIMLRWLETGNWGEAFMQVIPQRKGGKLKGKAAAGEGSPTNEYAEGIEEDGDDGEDNDAEASEAAQGEIEQRELHATAEQA from the coding sequence atggatgaggaagagagacCGAGAAAGCAGCAGAAGCTGGATACTGAGGGACAGAAGCAGGAGGAGAATATGGGTCCCGCGATGACTGGCGCAGTGGGCGAAGAAAAAGTTGACGACCATGCGACAACAGCTACGCACAATGGGAACGAGAATAAGACTACCTCTGAAACCGGTGATGGCGAACACAATGAATCCGAGACCGCTGGCCACCAGCAACATCCCGAAGGTGCCGCGCCCACAATGTCGAAAAACCAACTGAAGAAACTCCGCCGCAAAGAAGCCTGGGACGCAAAGGCCGATGAGCGCAGAgcgaagagaaaagaagaaaatgccGCAAAGAAGCAACGAAAAAAGAATTTGCTAGAGGAGGCGAAAAAACAAGGGAAGGAGGCCGAAGAGGCGATGCGGAAAAAGTTCGCGTCAACGAGACAACGGCATCACCAGTCCACGCTTGTCCCGCTTACTTTCGTCATGGACTGTGGCTTCGACGAGTTGATGATGGATAAGGAGCGGATATCGCTGGGGTCGCAGTTGACGAGAGCGTACTCGGATAACAGCCGGTCCAAGTACCGTGTGCACTATGTGATATCCTCGTTTGATAAGCAGCTCAGAGAGCGGTTTGATACGGTGCTGAAGAAGACCTATCTGAACTGGAGGGGTGTTCGCACCATGCAGGAGGACTACGTGCATGCGGCAGAGATGGCGAAGGTGTGGATGACGGGTCCTGAAGGAGGCAAGTTGGCCGGGAGACTCGAGGAGCAATCCGATGCAAAACCGGGGGATGGAGAGGTTATCTACCTCAGTAGCGACAGCCCGAACACGTTGACGGAGCTGAAGCCGTACAGTACATATATTATCGGAGGCCTGGTGGATAAGAACCGTCACAAGGGCATCTGCCACAAACAAGCAACGGAGAGGGGTATTAAGACGGCTAAGCTTCCCATTGGGGACTACATCCAAATGGCTTCGCGCTCGGTGCTGGCTACGAACCATGTCATGGAGATTATGCTGCGCTGGTTGGAGACGGGGAACTGGGGGGAGGCCTTTATGCAGGTGATTCCTCAACGCAAGGGAGGGAAGCTGAAGGGtaaggctgctgctggggaGGGGAGCCCTACTAATGAATATGCGGAGGGTATTGAagaggatggtgatgatggtgaagatAATGATGCCGAAGCTTCCGAAGCTGCTCAGGGAGAAATTGAACAGCGGGAGCTACATGCGACCGCCGAACAGGCATAA
- a CDS encoding karyopherin MSN5 (COG:U,Y;~EggNog:ENOG410PGU3;~InterPro:IPR016024,IPR011989,IPR040018,IPR013598;~PFAM:PF08389;~go_process: GO:0051168 - nuclear export [Evidence IEA]) — translation MAAAELSEGGMADLVRALELIHSPSSTNELRREALTYVESQKQSKAAAHNGFLLASRTENAPLVRYFGLTLLDHVLRHTSITSNQLVELRELVIPLAQSIRQEDPPYIRNKIPQLWTEVAKRSWGLDWLDMDQTLVQFWSASLVHKEFVLSVLETLSEDIFYREDTVSSLRGTDLNRALIEIYTPLSVFEEVYPKRDKQLEIRCGTEGWMARMCEFLGECIENVQTSKQAKDAAIKALATLKACLAWTIPKAIISTNCVPHIVRAFTCHDEQVLLAGVEALHSLYSRANFDIDEFQPLVHLMYETEYLDLLQKLYEWSIVGPDDIDDPRYTISKKLSEMLSYVAGFLEEKGFSLETVHGLNLPYFFHLMINVIQHQSLTISIPVLHIWSKLLASEKIGNTEFVTGLVPQLLGICTQRLVRWESLPEDSGNPTVTFLYEDIDTVPERHAFVGNYRRYCSNIIETIVQKRPQEAIPHILSGVEVNLNSLYEGVAPFNVTTFSKSSIPLMRADTQFAVVDATLKGYNKWISAHGKTPQQDEQKRSELETALEAWAMSLLQRNFEDPILNERIIKLAVDISCRALDKTPSFALKVLEHILMTRLPDQPDYPAYSEAVKELHGLSSHELRRLAVRYADYFSTFYDVLEPKIREITMANQMDDKLQMELTSVLVIITLRASNMDPYVRESRLVSFVQPVRQAWQDEELQRLSSSFEGFCGMLGLQDVGPYMQARQAHKLEDWTEVSVDSDGKQIQEGMTRKFQQLPLRGTKIMLAISTEKVKKGEPAYELACKTWHDTIPVILPSLLQLVSNAHAFHNPTNWGGLPDEMKAVVEHILTDRFWQAGISTGSRDEFYAKITASRGTLEGFASSVRGKVRAVREACYSILFSMSRMREHFYGFAELPRPLSEALFNDSVHLSSHQFSVLLNVSRCLIDDCPVRFRSQFLPPMLSALFTHIDRKVTAEWEIIEQQKAGMAESDLTDEMKSESILRQLTYSAVIMVASLLDPQRGDPDQTDSTDPSAPTPPPSITDSIRHFVLSSPEIFEPVMLFCTHALRMRDTRCCSIITRVIRSLLQDFAPPNNTPTTATIREFICSEVLKACITSVHEPYFVDMQKDLASLIASIWVLYGSSSPTPRTVMLSLPGIDPQRVAYAENALLRSNSARQQRALILELLEGLRGVSIAEQGKILDSRVERRKTRSALQEKYMKNDMEGQQTTKVDINDGPDLGGIADMFG, via the exons ATGGCGGCCGCAGAACTGTCCGAGGGCGGAATGGCCGACCTCGTCCGTGCGTTGGAGCTCATTCACAGTCCTTCGTCCACGAATGAGCTGCGCAGAGAGGCGTTGACTTATGTCGAATCGCAGAAGCAGAGCAAAGCTGCCGCTCATAATGGGTTTCTGCTGGCTTCTCGGACAGAGAATGCTCCCCTGGTTCGCTACTTTGGTCTGACGCTTCTGGACCATGTCTTGCGCCATACCTCTATTACTTCGAACCAGTTGGTCGAGCTCAGAGAGTTGGTTATCCCATTGGCACAGTCTATACGGCAGGAAGATCCCCCGTACATCCGCAACAAGATCCCGCAATTATGGACTGAAGTCGCAAAGCGGAGCTGGGGCCTGGATTGGCTCGACATGGACCAGACGCTCGTGCAGTTCTGGAGCGCCAGCTTGGTTCACAAGGAGTTTGTCCTGTCCGTTCTGGAAACTCTATCAGAGGACATCTTCTACCGCGAAGACACCGTGTCGTCGCTACGGGGAACTGACCTCAACCGAGCGCTCATCGAGATCTATACGCCTCTGTCCGTGTTCGAGGAGGTTTACCCGAAGCGAGATAAGCAACTCGAAATCCGGTGCGGCACGGAAGGTTGGATGGCGAGGATGTGTGAATTTTTGGGAGAATGCATCGAGAACGTGCAGACGTCTAAGCAGGCAAAGGACGCTGCAATCAAAGCCCTTGCGACTCTCAAGGCATGTCTCGCTTGGACCATTCCCAAGGCCATCATTTCCACAAACTGCGTTCCACACATCGTTCGGGCCTTCACTTGCCATGATGAGCAGGTGTTATTG GCTGGCGTGGAAGCGCTCCATTCGTTGTACAGCCGAGCCAATTTCGATATTGACGAGTTCCAACCCCTGGTGCATTTGATGTACGAGACGGAATACTTGGATCTCCTGCAGAAACTTTACGAGTGGTCTATCGTTGGGCCCGACGATATAGATGACCCGAGATACACTATCTCGAAGAAGTTATCAGAG ATGCTGTCCTACGTTGCTGGTTTTCTTGAGGAGAAGGGCTTCTCACTAGAAACGGTACATGGTCTGAACCTTCCGTACTTCTTCCATCTCATGATCAACGTCATCCAACATCAAAGCCTGACCATCTCGATACCCGTACTTCATATATGGTCTAAATTGTTGGCGTCTGAGAAAATCGGAAACACCGAGTTTGTCACTGGTCTCGTTCCGCAATTGTTAGGTATCTGCACCCAGCGACTGGTTCGTTGGGAATCTCTACCGGAGGACTCCGGAAACCCCACAGTCACTTTCCTTTACGAAGACATTGATACCGTTCCTGAGAGACATGCATTCGTCGGCAACTATCGACGGTATTGCTCGAACATCATCGAAACCATTGTTCAAAAAAGACCACAAGAAGCCATTCCGCATATCCTTTCTGGGGTTGAGGTGAACTTGAACAGTCTTTATGAGGGCGTTGCTCCATTCAATG TGACAACATTTTCCAAGTCTTCGATACCTCTCATGCGTGCTGATACTCAGTTTGCTGTCGTGGACGCGACGCTGAAGGGATACAACAAATGGATCTCTGCTCACGGGAAAACACCTCAGCAAGAT GAGCAGAAGCGGAGTGAGTTGGAGACCGCGCTAGAGGCGTGGGCGATGAGTCTACTGCAGCGCAACTTCGAG GACCCAATTCTGAACGAACGAATCATCAAGTTGGCTGTCGATATCTCGTGTCGGGCGTTGGACAAGACCCCCAGCTTTGCGCTGAAAGTCCTCGAACATATCCTCATGACACGCCTTCCCGACCAACCGGACTATCCGGCCTACTCAGAGGCTGTGAAGGAGCTTCACGGTTTGTCAAGTCACGAGTTACGTCGTCTGGCAGTACGCTACGCTGATTATTTCTCG ACTTTCTATGATGTGCTCGAGCCGAAAATCAGAGAGATCACCATGGCCAACCAGATGGATGATAAACTGCAAATGGAACTCACGTCGGTCCTTGTTATTATAAC ACTACGAGCAAGTAACATGGATCCGTATGTGCGCGAGTCTCGTCTGGTCTCTTTCGTGCAGCCAGTACGACAGGCTTGGCAGGACGAAGAATTGCAGCGCTTGAGTTCATCTTTCGAAGGATTCTGCGGCATGCTCGGATTGCAAGACGTGGGACCCTATATGCAGGCAAGGCAAGCGCACAAGCTAGAGGACTGGACAGAGGTTTCCGTGGATAGTGATGGAAAACAGATCCAGGAGGGAATGACCCGGAAATTCCAG CAATTGCCATTGCGAGGAACCAAAATAATGCTAGCAATCTCTACagagaaggtgaagaagggcGAACCCGCGTACGAACTCGCATGTAAAACCTGGCATGATACTATCCCCGTTATCTTACCGTCCCTGTTGCAGCTCGTTAG CAATGCGCATGCCTTCCATAACCCTACAAATTGGGGAGGTCTTCCTGATGAAATGAAAGCGGTCGTTGAGCACATCTTAACCGATAGATTCTGGCAGGCAGGAATCTCGACTGGTAGCAGAGACGAATTCTACGCTAAGATTACTGCATCCCGAGGAACTTTGGAAGGATTTGCATCTTCTGTCCGAGGAAAGGTCCGAGCAGTACGCGAGGCTTGCTACTCGATCTTGTTCAGCATGAGTAGGATGCGCGAGCATTTCTATGGGTTTGCCGAACTTCCCAGACCCTTATCGGAAGCTCTGTTTAATGATTCAGTACATCTGTCATCGCATCAATTCTCCGTGTTGCTCAATGTTTCTCGTTGCTTGATCGACGATTGCCCTGTCCGCTTCCGGAGCCAGTTCCTTCCGCCGATGCTCTCAGCCCTGTTTACCCATATCGATCGCAAGGTCACTGCGGAGTGGGAGATCATTGAGCAGCAGAAAGCGGGAATGGCGGAAAGCGATTTGACCGACGAGATGAAGTCTGAGAGTATTCTCCGGCAACTGACTTACTCGGCGGTCATTATGGTTGCAAGTCTTTTAGATCCGCAACGAGGTG ACCCTGATCAAACGGATTCGACGGACCCAAGCGCACCCACACCGCCGCCATCGATTACTGATTCCATTCGACACTTTGTTCTCTCTTCGCCGGAAATCTTTGAACCGGTCATGTTGTTTTGTACCCATGCTCTTCGCATGCGTGATACCCGATGCTGCAGCATCATTACCCGCGTCATTCGATCCCTCTTGCAGGACTTTGCGCCTCCAAACAACACCCCTACCACCGCCACGATTCGTGAATTCATCTGCTCAGAGGTCCTCAAGGCGTGTATCACATCGGTACACGAGCCCTATTTCGTTGATATGCAAAAAGACCTTGCATCGCTTATTGCGTCTATCTGGGTTCTCTACGGTTCCAGCAGCCCAACCCCTCGCACAGTCATGCTCAGTCTCCCAGGCATTGACCCGCAGCGTGTGGCATACGCGGAAAATGCACTCCTCCGCTCTAACTCGGCACGGCAGCAGCGAGCACTGATTTTGGAACTCCTAGAAGGTCTTCGAGGCGTCAGCATCGCGGAGCAAGGCAAGATTCTGGACTCCAGAGTAGAACGCCGCAAGACACGAAGTGCGCTGCAGGAGAAGTATATGAAGAATGATATGGAGGGACAGCAAACTACCAAGGTCGATATAAACGATGGACCTGATTTGGGTGGTATTGCGGATATGTTTGGTTGA
- a CDS encoding uncharacterized protein (BUSCO:EOG09260WG2;~COG:U;~EggNog:ENOG410PIZ4;~InterPro:IPR040979,IPR013863,IPR011044,IPR040458, IPR040768;~PFAM:PF17747,PF17748,PF08553) has translation MFMLRNVSKFIFGDTSKESIIEIPQGQLYLVRPLSPKGYSELIFKDAAATIRRTGQEFQYQLVVQRAYEEGEEELADDDDGEGGSDSLDKDEKVFLLDQSLHFRSEVREGGAKVLAWSDLSGDLGDLFEFVCDPSVPSEKVATFELAAVQCQYERKYRQSAQKATEQELEQFSFQEEKPIPSASPIASPTTKSRAPSLTAQESTAAMAKDVEYSRTKGIVKPAEESTVAPPSAAQPEVKEILAQETAELHLFDFTTGTFVQQDPKITATVSEIGTWQYWLQISGQDKEWLGQAVVADLNPVFNFEYLSFIFNHYTEDGSAFSWLLRFRDQETEERFQEGLMQALWEQLNEMKWVKVKEDDRDYVLDAFQDLTMEDQNEEQEQADAEAEAEEEEEEEEDQADGQRSEHYDSDEEEEDVVTRDDDGNVNSQLAVGYKHDRSFVVRGSKIGVFKHTPNNNLEFSTNISKVETPGGKLFSPKKVMLHAEDSNMILQNENDPNSLYRMDLEYGKVVDEWKVHDDIPVNIFAPENKFSQMTSAQTFVGASNNALYRVDPRLSGNKMVDSDLKQYASKNDFSSMATTEKGYLAVASNKGDIRLFDRLGINAKTHIPALGEPIIGTDVSADGRWVLATCRTYLLLVDTLQKEGKNEGKLGFERAFPKDSKPQPRRLGLQPAHVAQFQHETKKPLSFTPAKFNTGVDSSETSIITATGPFIITWSLKKVTAGRKDPYTIKRYAEDVKADNFRFGSDKNVIVALPNEVNMVAKKSFQKPTRESIAGPPVTPSRRNTRWGNRLGREDIVNSPF, from the exons ATGTTTATGCTCCGCAACG TGAGCAAGTTCATCTTCGGGGATACCTCCAAAGAGTCCATCATCGAAATTCCGCAGGGTCAGCTGTATCTGGTCCGCCCCCTTTCTCCCAAGGGTTATTCAGAACTCATCTTCAAGGACGCCGCGGCAACTATTCGACGAACTGGTCAGGAATTCCAGTACCAGCTGGTGGTCCAGAGAGCCTACGAGGAAGGTGAAGAGGAACTggccgacgacgacgacggagAGGGCGGCAGTGACAGTTTGGACAAGGACGAGAAAGTCTTCCTTCTCGACCAGTCCTTGCATTTCCGCTCAGAAGTCCGGGAAGGCGGTGCCAAGGTATTGGCGTGGAGTGATTTGAGTGGTGATTTGGGCGACCTGTTCGAATTTGTTTGCGATCCATCTGTGCCATCCGAGAAAGTCGCCACCTTTGAGTTGGCTGCTGTTCAGTGCCAATACGAGCGAAAATACCGACAAAGCGCACAGAAGGCAACCGAACAAGAGTTGGAGCAGTTCTCGTTCCAGGAAGAGAAGCCGATCCCATCTGCGAGCCCCATCGCGTCCCCGACAACCAAATCCCGTGCGCCCTCCTTGACAGCTCAAGAGTCGACTGCTGCTATGGCGAAGGACGTGGAATACTCCCGGACCAAGGGGATCGTCAAGCCTGCTGAGGAGAGCACCGTCGCTCCTCCCTCTGCGGCACAGCCCGAGGTCAAGGAGATCCTGGCCCAGGAGACCGCTGAACTGCATCTATTCGACTTTACGACCGGCACATTCGTCCAGCAAGATCCAAAGATTACAGCTACCGTGTCTGAAATCGGCACCTGGCAATATTGGCTTCAGATCAGTGGTCAAGATAAGGAATGGTTGGGACAAGCCGTCGTTGCGGATCTCAACCCTGTGTTCAACTTTGAATACCTCTCCTTCATTTTTAACCACTACACCGAGGATGGGTCAGCCTTCTCCTGGTTATTGCGATTCAGGGACCAGGAGACGGAGGAGCGGTTCCAGGAGGGTCTCATGCAGGCCCTTTGGGAGCAGCTGAATGAGATGAAGTGGGTCAAGGTGAAGGAAGATGACCGTGATTACGTGTTGGATGCTTTCCAAGACCTCACTATGGAGGACCAAAACGAAGAACAGGAGCAGGCTGACGCGGAAGCTGaagcggaggaagaggaggaggaagaagaggatcaGGCTGATGGCCAGCGCAGTGAGCACTACGActcggacgaggaggaagaggatgtaGTTACgcgcgatgatgatgggaaCGTCAACTCTCAGCTGGCCGTTGGTTACAAGCATGACCGATCATTTGTCGTCCGTGGCTCCAAGATTGGTGTCTTCAAGCACACACCCAACAACAACTTGGAGTTCTCGACCAACATCTCCAAGGTCGAGACACCAGGTGGCAAGCTGTTCAGCCCCAAGAAGGTTATGCTGCATGCGGAGGATTCGAACATGATTCTCCAGAATGAGAATGACCCTAACTCCTTGTACCGTATGGATCTGGAGTATGGTAAGGTTGTCGATGAGTGGAAGGTGCATGACGATATTCCCGTGAACATCTTCGCACCGGAGAAC AAATTCTCGCAAATGACTTCCGCCCAGACGTTCGTTGGTGCCTCCAACAACGCACTTTACCGCGTCGATCCTCGTCTATCCGGCAACAAGATGGTGGATTCCGACTTGAAGCAGTACGCTAGTAAGAACGACTTTTCCTCCATGGCCACGACTGAAAAGGGATACCTGGCTGTGGCTTCAAACAAGGGTGACATTCGCCTATTTGACCGTTTGGGTATCAACGCGAAGACGCACATTCCCGCACTTGGAGAACCGATTATCGGTACAGATGTCTCTGCTGATGGTCGCTGGGTCTTGGCTACTTGCCGTACATACCTCCTCCTGGTCGACACACTGCAAAAAGAGGGCAAGAACGAAGGCAAGCTTGGTTTCGAGCGCGCGTTCCCTAAGGACTCGAAGCCTCAACCCCGACGACTAGGTCTTCAGCCCGCACATGTCGCTCAGTTCCAGCACGAAACCAAGAAACCCCTCTCTTTCACACCCGCCAAGTTCAACACCGGTGTTGACTCGTCCGAGACATCCATCATCACCGCGACCGGACCCTTCATCATCACCTGGAGCTTGAAGAAGGTCACCGCCGGTCGTAAGGACCCTTACACCATTAAGCGCTACGCCGAAGACGTCAAGGCAGACAACTTCCGCTTCGGCTCCGACAAGAACGTCATCGTTGCCCTCCCCAACGAAGTCAACATGGTGGCCAAGAAGAGCTTCCAGAAGCCGACGAGGGAGAGTATTGCCGGACCTCCTGTTACACCCAGCCGTCGTAACACCCGCTGGGGTAACCGGTTGGGACGGGAAGATATTGTCAATTCTCCGTTTTAG
- the OXR1 gene encoding putative oxidative stress response protein Oxr1 (BUSCO:EOG092629U5;~COG:L;~EggNog:ENOG410PJD6;~InterPro:IPR006571;~PFAM:PF07534), translating into MTVAILNISPPPYRITNRAEYKYSTFSSLLYLPFPLISVFQPRLNGFILSISYCPPHAMSSSSIKSGSRTPHANSNNPNSLNYFSYPVTHVVSGLYRRFTDNSSSSKSSSSRNMLNPLSNNTSTSPEVFTPIRTASPFQPPPLTPLTLTSSFDSIPEPDLDSDSLQQLLTRALAEEIRLLVPARLQLVDTWRLAYSLDRDGASLGTLYAKCRDVASRSPRAGFVLVVRDASPNGAVFGAYMTDPPHPDNHYYGTGECFLWRASVLPPPGSMGLQDVSGAGGENPPSEDLLELAGLPPPPSADTTNAGRSTTLRGEPKQKLRQDSFDDSNNRLAPPRSQTQTPTGSIRSGTSTPERIRFKAFPYSGVNDYMMFCETGFLSLGGGDGHYGLWVDSGLEKGVSAPCQTFGNEPLSDEGVKFDIIGVEVWYVGA; encoded by the exons ATGACCGTTGCCATACTTAACATCTCTCCGCCGCCTTATCGCATCACCAACCGTGCCGAGTACAAGTATTCGACCTTCTCCTCTCTTCTATATCTACCATTTCCTCTCATTTCTGTATTCCAACCTCGATTGAATGGATTTATTTTGAGCATATCTTATTGCCCTCCGCATGCCATGTCGTCCAGCTCGATCAAATCCGGATCCCGCACGCCTCATgccaacagcaacaatccAAACTCCCTAAACTACTTCTCCTACCCCGTCACGCATGTCGTCTCCGGTCTCTACCGTCGTTTCACAGACAAttcctcgtcctcgaaatcctcctcctcccgcaACATGCTCAACCccctcagcaacaacaccTCCACCTCCCCCGAAGTCTTCACCCCCATCCGAACCGCCTCTCCCTTCCAACCACCACCCCTAACTCCCCTCACATTGACCTCCTCCTTCGACTCAATACCAGAACCAGACCTTGACTCTGACTCCCTCCAACAACTCCTCACCCGCGCACTCGCAGAGGAAATCCGCCTCCTCGTCCCCGCCCGCCTCCAACTCGTCGATACCTGGCGTTTAGCATATAGTCTCGATCGCGACGGCGCATCGCTGGGCACACTCTACGCAAAATGCAGGGACGTCGCGTCCCGGAGTCCCCGAGCGGGTTTCGTGCTGGTTGTCCGGGATGCATCGCCCAACGGCGCGGTGTTCGGGGCGTACATGACGGACCCTCCGCATCCGGACAACCATTACTACGGGACTGGGGAGTGTTTTCTGTGGCGGGCGAGTGTTCTTCCGCCGCCGGGGTCGATGGGGTTGCAAGATGTTTCTGGCGCGGGGGGTGAGAATCCGCCATCGGAGGATTTGTTGGAGTTGGCTGGTTTGCCGCCACCGCCTAGTGCGGATACGACGAATGCTGGACGGTCAACGACGTTGCGTGGAGAGCCGAAGCAGAAGCTGCGGCAGGATTCGTTTGATGATAGTAATAACCGGCTGGCGCCGCCGCGATCACAGACTCAGACACCTACGGGGAGCATCCGGTCGGGGACGAGCACTCCAGAACGCATCCGCTTCAAGGCATTCCCTTACAGCGGTGTGAATGACTACATGATGTTCTGCGAGACGGGCTTCCTCAGTCTTGGTGGAGG TGACGGCCACTACGGTCTCTGGGTCGATTCCGGCCTCGAAAAAGGCGTGAGTGCACCATGCCAAACCTTCGGGAACGAGCCTCTATCTGATGAAGGCGTTAAATTTGATATCATTGGTGTGGAGGTGTGGTATGTTGGTGCTTGA
- a CDS encoding putative NADH-ubiquinone oxidoreductase subunit GRIM-19 (COG:C,D;~EggNog:ENOG410PRI3;~InterPro:IPR009346;~PFAM:PF06212;~TransMembrane:1 (o28-47i)) has product MPQDMPPVGGYEPVQYKRHLPARGFRPVYYLLGMHMVMAYGYYKLFYGVREQHELAREKIWSRLHILPLLQAEEDRDQVRRHFADKARERELLGQETKVYNTDRFVRPTFVYTPSNVTQ; this is encoded by the exons ATGCCCCAGGATATGCCCCCCGTGGGGGGCTACGAGCCCGTCCAGTACAAG CGTCACCTCCCTGCCCGCGGCTTCCGGCCCGTGTACTACCTGCTCGGTATGCACATGGTCATGGCCTACGGTTACTACAAGCTGTTCTACGGTGTCCGTGAGCAACA TGAACTCGCCCGCGAGAAAATCTGGTCCAGACTGCacatcctccccctcctgcaagccgaagaagaccgCGACCAGGTCCGTCGACACTTTGCCGACAAGGCACGAGAGCGTGAGCTGCTTGGCCAGGAAACCAAGGTTTACAACACGGATAG ATTCGTTCGCCCTACATTCGTCTATACCCCCTCCAACGTCACCCAGTAA